ATGGTTTGAATGTATTGGTAATCATGAAAAGTGGAATAAAGTTATTGAAAAGGCCTTTGAACATCGTAAGTTGGGAAAGTGGAATCAGAAGGTTTATAGTCTACAGCCAGGTGATTATAAAGGCAATAGTAAACCTGAGATTGAACAAGAATATAAGGTTGCAAAAATGTGTGACTTTCTCTTTGAAAATAATAATAACCCAATAAAAAACAAATTTTTACAAGCGAAAATATCAGAGTTTTGGGATTCAACTGAAAGATTTTTGCGTAATGGCAGGGGTTATTGTATTGTTTATCAAAATGAAATCGTGAGTGTTTGTTTCTCAGGCTTTATCGCAGGCAATGTCCACTGCATTGATATTGAAACATTAAAAGCTCATCAGGGGAAAAAGTTGGCCCAAAGAATCGCTCATCACTTTGTTGAAGATTGTATAGAGAATAATCTGGTTCCATATTGGGATTGTATGGAAATGAATAAACCCTCTGTTGCAGTTGCGGAAAATATAGGGTTACGAAATATATTTAATTATGTAGGGTATGATTTTTCACTTGAATAACATGTAATAATTCATTGAAGAAACCTGATTAGACCAAGGTTACAAACGGGCGCTGTCATGGAAGAAGGTATCTAACAAAAAAATTGTGCAAGAATTAGCGCAGGGAGGAATTCATATTTATAAATATTATATAGCATTTACAGCAATTCTTGTCCTGTTCATTTCAGGGTGTAGCTCATCCAGCCAGATTAGCAATAGTGATTTAGAAGAATATGACGTGGAAAAGAAAATAGACGAAAGTATTCAAGGCGATTTTGTTTTTCGGCTTGTCAGTGATAAGAAAGAGTATGAAGCAGGGGATGACGTGAAATTATATGGCGAAATAACTTATGTAGGGGATAAAGATAAGGTTAATATACATCATTCATCATCTGCTATTCTTTTTCCAATGGAAGAAAAGGTACGAGGGTTTGACATTGGATTTGTTGTAAAGGAAATCGGGTTGTCAACTATGCTTAAACAGGGGGAGCCTTACCGAGAAGAATACAGGAAAAGTGGGAAATATGTAGAAGACGCACCCATTGATTATGTGAAGTTTATGGAAGAATTTTCAGGAATAGATGGCTTTCCTCCAGGATACTATGTTGTCAATGGTGAGACAGATTTTTACTTAGAAGGTCAAGAAAGAATAAATATGAAAGCGACAATAGATTTTAAAGTTGTCGAATAAGTTATACTAAAGCAATTGAAGGTTTCTAGGGGCGTTCTGAAATCGACATGAAAACAACGGTTAATTAGATCAGAATATATTATTGAGGGAAATGTTATGAAATAATAAAGTACGTTATTAAGAGCTATGGACCTTTTGATGGTTTTGCTTGATAGTATAATGTGCGTCAGTGGACTTGACAGCACTTTTTCTCCAAACACAAGGGTATGATCATGGACTTTCCTTCTGTTAAATTTTTCATTGTCATTGTTCCATTGCATTCACCTATGCATCAAGCAGCTGGCTTGTTTGAACTAACTCAGCCACTCAAGCTACCAATGTTGCAAATGATAGGAGAGAATGATAGGGAAGTATTTTTAGAAGTGGCTCCGCACTTTCGCAATAATTTTGCTGGAGCTAGTGAGTTTGTCATAATGGACAACATGTTTATCCATTATCTACAACCAACTTAGAGAGGAAAGTAATCCGATTATTAAAGAAGTAAGAATTAAAAATTCCTAACTTACAAGATAGGTAATTGTGCTAGACTAATATTCAATGGATGATTTTACAAAGCAAAGAAATATAATAGATTCCATAGAAAGGAAGGCTATATGACTACTCACAAATCGGAA
This genomic interval from Virgibacillus pantothenticus contains the following:
- a CDS encoding GNAT family N-acetyltransferase; this translates as MISELDKAAFHKCRKLINEQGQLEAIAIVENINPGRIFVDDVNDPASGVIWLGNNDGFIFFGNEQNEGFIHKLNNFINHVIIAEAKKVQLKWFECIGNHEKWNKVIEKAFEHRKLGKWNQKVYSLQPGDYKGNSKPEIEQEYKVAKMCDFLFENNNNPIKNKFLQAKISEFWDSTERFLRNGRGYCIVYQNEIVSVCFSGFIAGNVHCIDIETLKAHQGKKLAQRIAHHFVEDCIENNLVPYWDCMEMNKPSVAVAENIGLRNIFNYVGYDFSLE